In one Conger conger chromosome 5, fConCon1.1, whole genome shotgun sequence genomic region, the following are encoded:
- the ankrd45 gene encoding ankyrin repeat domain-containing protein 45, whose translation MSMELDGENTVFACCLSGDIEALQRLLECRSNSDVGETLDVFQEKDVFGRNALFVSCILGRCDIVRELLKYGASVNELTTRGYSPLHYAALWGHLDTVKTLVELGANLHAQNFRGERANEVACRYSKTACADYLSWAEAKQNFQEYITEARDAFCDEKAQGKLNKEEKNLFMSSCSVKADWIENAKNPSVQDFTEQKKHLENVLNPLLAKLTSPSEAATKSRKS comes from the exons ATGTCCATGGAATTGGACGGAGAAAACACTGTATTCGCTTGTTGTTTATCGGGAGATATCGAAGCTCTTCAAAGATTGTTGGAATGTAGAAGCAATTCAGACGTGGGGGAAACGCTTGACGTGTTCCAGGAAAAAGATGTATTTGGAAGAAATGCCTTGTTTGTATCCTGCATTCTTGGCAGATGTGATATCGTACGAGAACTACTGAAATATGGAGCCAGTGTAAATGAACTCACTACCAGGG GTTACTCCCCACTGCATTATGCTGCTCTTTGGGGTCATCTTGACACCGTGAAAACTTTGGTGGAACTTGGTGCCAACTTGCATGCACAAAACTTCCGCGGGGAGAGGGCGAACGAGGTCGCTTGCCGTTATTCCAAGACCGCTTGTGCCGATTATCTCTCTTGGGCAG AAGCCAAGCAGAACTTTCAAGAATACATCACTGAAGCAAGAGATGCATTTTGTGATGAGAAGGCTCAAGGCAAACTAAACAAAGAGGAAAAG AACCTATTCATGAGTTCCTGCTCAGTAAAGGCAGATTGGATCGAGAATGCAAAAAATCCATCAGTGCAAGATTTCACTGAACAGAAGAAGCACCTGGAAAACGTCCTTAACCCGCTTCTTGCAAAGCTCACATCTCCAT CTGAAGCGGCAACTAAATCCAGGAAAAGCTGA
- the klhl20 gene encoding kelch-like protein 20, translating to MDAKLMRRGTSARPDTTGMDITSRCTLGDPNKLPEGVPQPARMPYVSDKHPRQTLEVINLLRKHRELCDVVLVVGAKKIYAHRVILSACSPYFRAMFTGELAESRQTEVVIRDIDERAMELLIDFAYTSQVTVEEGNVQTLLPAACLLQLAEIQEACCEFLKRQLDPSNCLGIRAFADTHSCRELLRIADKFTQHNFQEVMESEEFMLLPANQLIDIISSDELNVRSEEQVFNAVMAWVKYSIQERRPQLPQVLQHVRLPLLSPKFLVGTVGSDPLIKSDEECRDLVDEAKNYLLLPQERPLMQGPRTRPRKPIRCGEVLFAVGGWCSGDAISSVERYDPQTNEWRMVASMSKRRCGVGVSVLDDLLYAVGGHDGSSYLNSVERYDPKTNQWSSDVAPTSTCRTSVGVAVLGGYLYAVGGQDGVSCLNIVERYDPKENKWTRVASMSTRRLGVAVAVLGGFLYAVGGSDGTSPLNTVERYNPQENRWHTVAPMGTRRKHLGCAVYQDMIYSVGGRDDTTELSSAERYNPRTNQWSPVVAMTSRRSGVGLAVVNGQLMAVGGFDGTTYLKTIEVYDPDANTWRLYGGMNYRRLGGGVGVIKMTHCESHIW from the exons atggACGCAAAACTAATGCGCAG GGGTACCAGTGCTCGCCCAGATACCACCGGAATGGACATCACCAGTCGTTGCACCCTGGGCGACCCCAACAAGCTCCCGGAGGGCGTCCCCCAGCCCGCGCGGATGCCCTACGTGTCGGACAAACACCCTCGCCAGACCCTGGAGGTCATCAACCTGCTGCGCAAGCACCGGGAGCTCTGCGACgtggtgctggtggtgggggCCAAGAAGATCTACGCCCACCGCGTCATCCTGTCGGCCTGCAGCCCGTACTTCCGCGCCATGTTCACGGGCGAGCTGGCCGAGAGCCGGCAGACGGAGGTGGTCATCCGGGACATCGACGAGCGGGCCATGGAGCTGCTCATCGACTTCGCCTACACGTCGCAGGTGACAGTGGAGGAGGGCAACGTGCAGACCCTGCTGCCCGCCGCCTGCCTGCTGCAGCTGGCCGAGATCCAGGAGGCGTGCTGCGAGTTCCTCAAGCGCCAGCTCGACCCCTCCAACTGCCTGGGCATTCGCGCCTTCGCCGACACGCACTCCTGCAGGGAGCTGCTGCGCATCGCTGACAAGTTCACCCAGCACAACTTCCAGGAG GTGATGGAGAGCGAGGAGTTCATGCTGCTGCCGGCCAATCAGCTGATCGATATCATCTCTAGTGATGAGTTGAACGTACGCAGTGAAGAGCAGGTGTTCAATGCGGTCatggcctgggtcaaatacagcaTACAGGAGCGCCGGCCGCAGCTACCGCAG GTACTTCAGCATGTCCGCCTACCCCTGCTAAGCCCCAAGTTCCTGGTGGGGACTGTGGGGTCTGACCCCCTCATAAAGAGCGATGAAGAATGCAG AGACCTAGTTGACGAAGCCAAGAACTACCTCCTGTTGCCGCAAGAGCGCCCCCTAATGCAAGGACCACGTACTCGTCCCCGCAAGCCAATCCGATGTGGAGAGGTCCTGTTTGCAG TTGGAGGCTGGTGCAGTGGTGACGCCATTTCCAGCGTGGAGCGCTACGACCCTCAAACTAACGAGTGGCGCATGGTGGCGTCCATGAGCAAGAGACGCTGCGGTGTGGGCGTGAGCGTCCTGGATGACCTCCTGTACGCCGTCGGGGGGCACGATGGATCCTCATATCTCAACAGCGTGGAGAG GTATGACCCCAAAACCAACCAGTGGAGCAGTGATGTGGCCCCCACCAGCACCTGCAGGACTAGCGTTGGGGTCGCGGTGCTGGGAGGGTACCTGTATGCAGTCGGTGGCCAGGACGGAGTCTCCTGCCTCAACATTGTGGAAAG ATACGACCCTAAGGAGAACAAGTGGACCCGAGTGGCGTCCATGAGCACCAGGCGGCTGGGCGTGGCCGTCGCTGTGCTGGGGGGGTTTCTCTATGCGGTGGGGGGCTCGGACGGAACCTCCCCTCTCAACACAG TGGAGAGGTACAATCCCCAGGAGAACCGCTGGCACACTGTGGCACCGATGGGCACTCGGAGGAAACACCTGGGCTGCGCCGTGTACCAGGACATGATCTACTCCGTGGGCGGCCGAGACGACACCACGGAGCTCAGCAGCGCTGAGCGCTACAACCCCAGGACCAACCAGTGGTCCCCCGTGGTTGCCATGACGTCCCGCCGGAGCGGG GTTGGCTTAGCTGTGGTAAATGGCCAGTTAATGGCTGTGGGAGGCTTTGATGGAACAACGTACCTGAAAACTATTGAGGTCTATGATCCCGATGCAAATACATGGAG GCTGTATGGTGGTATGAACTATCGGAGACTAGGAGGAGGCGTTGGAGTTATCAAAATGACGCACTGTGAATCACATATATGGTAA